The Malus domestica chromosome 17, GDT2T_hap1 genome contains the following window.
CATTTAACGAACTTAAGTTGGCGACTAGAAACTTCAGACCGGAGAGCCTTCTTGGTGAGGGTGGATTTGGTTGTGTATTTAAGGGTTGGGTTGAGGAGAATGGAACTGCTCCTGTGAAACCTGGTACAGGGCTTACGGTTGCAGTTAAGACCCTCAACCATGATGGGCTTCAGGGTCACAAAGAATGGCTTGTATGGCTTCAGTATCCCTCAACTTTACGATATTAACTGCTTTTTAACTTACCTCTTAGATTACATGCAAGTCTCCTTTTTCGGTTTAAATTGTATCTAAATCCTTTTTTTTCCATTATATTTCAGGCTGAAATTTATTTTCTTGGTGATCTCGTCCATCCTAATTTGGTAAAATTGATTGGTTACTCGATTGAAGATGATCAGAGGTTGTTGGTCTATGAGTTTTTGCCTAGGGGAAGTTTGGAAAACCACCTTTTCAGAAGTAAGCAACCGGTCCTTTCACATTCTTTGATAATTGCATGTATATTGAAACTAGCTGTTGAATTTGTGTTGTTCTGTATTGTTAATGGTTGCCTAATGATCTTTGGTAACAACCAGGGTCCCTGCCTCTTCCGTGGTCTATTAGAATGAGAATTGCACTCGGTGCTGCAAAGGGTCTTGCCTTTCTTCATGAAGAAGTTCAAAAACCGGTCATATACCGTGACTTTAAAACATCTAATATCCTATTAGATGCAGTAAGTGACAATAACTGAGCATCAACTTCATTTCTTTCCCTACTCCTATTTTCTTCTGAAAATGGAATGTAttattttaggattacaatgccaAGCTTTCGGATTTCGGACTTGCGAAAGATGGTCCTGAGGGTGATAAAACTCATGTTTCCACACGAGTCATGGGAACCTATGGTTATGCAGCCCCAGAGTACGTGATGACTGGTGAGTCTGATAATAATCATCTTCGGCATTTAATAGTTTTGGTAGTTTTATAAAGTTGCAACTTCATCGAATAAGCAAAGTGATAGGTTTAAACATCAGCACTTAGCATTTTATCAGGCTATGGCTTCTGATAAATAATTGCATACTTAGGCCATCTACTTccgtaatcttttttttttattttcattttttattatgtAGTATGCTTAATCGTGAGTTAGAATTAAGTTCTAACATGGCCAAATTTAGGTCATTTGACATCAAAGAGCGATGTCTATAGTTTTGGAGTAGTGCTGCTCGAAATGTTAAACGGCAGAAGATCCATGGACAAAAATAGACCAAGTGGGGAGCACAATCTTGTGCAGTGGGCGAGACAACTCTTTGGCGACAAGAGGAGGTTATTCCAGTTAATTGACCCCCGTCTTGAAGGTCATTTTTCTATTAAAGGTGCACAAAAAGCAGTCCAGCTTGCCGCCCACTGCCTCAGTCGTGACCCGAAAGCTAGACCAATGATGAGTGAagttgtggaagccctaaagccTCTACAAAACCTCAAGGATATGGCCAGTTCTTCCTACCACTTCCAAAACATACAAGCAGCTCGTTCGAGGTCCCACTCGAGTTCTAAGAACGGCATCAGAACGCAGGCAGTATTCATGCCGAGAAACGGACAGCCCGTAAGGAGCTTGTCAAGCCCAAATGGTCCTCCGGCGTCTCCATATTATCCTCGAAAATCGCCTAAACCTAACTCAAAAGAATGATGCCAGTAGTTTTTGTGTATTATTATCTTAGACTTGACTCTCATTTGTACCAGCTTCAGATTGTTCTGTCAATTATAGTACAAATTAAAGAATCGTTTTACTCTCTTCCTGATGCTTACTGCAATTAGATACTTAGTTCGTGTGATAAAATCctgtttaatatatatat
Protein-coding sequences here:
- the LOC103404409 gene encoding serine/threonine-protein kinase PBL34-like codes for the protein MGLVLNPSKVESCDNSSKSKGRKKKDDAVEETGCWVKLRFGTCMPSRSKVDSSITGTSVSYAETKSSNEKSRDRELTRGGSSTTTSNAGSTTSTPYFSEELKVASQLRKFTFNELKLATRNFRPESLLGEGGFGCVFKGWVEENGTAPVKPGTGLTVAVKTLNHDGLQGHKEWLAEIYFLGDLVHPNLVKLIGYSIEDDQRLLVYEFLPRGSLENHLFRRSLPLPWSIRMRIALGAAKGLAFLHEEVQKPVIYRDFKTSNILLDADYNAKLSDFGLAKDGPEGDKTHVSTRVMGTYGYAAPEYVMTGHLTSKSDVYSFGVVLLEMLNGRRSMDKNRPSGEHNLVQWARQLFGDKRRLFQLIDPRLEGHFSIKGAQKAVQLAAHCLSRDPKARPMMSEVVEALKPLQNLKDMASSSYHFQNIQAARSRSHSSSKNGIRTQAVFMPRNGQPVRSLSSPNGPPASPYYPRKSPKPNSKE